One region of Triticum aestivum cultivar Chinese Spring chromosome 6B, IWGSC CS RefSeq v2.1, whole genome shotgun sequence genomic DNA includes:
- the LOC123135870 gene encoding peptidyl-prolyl cis-trans isomerase, with the protein MANPRVFFDMTVGGAPAGRIVMELYKDAVPRTVENFRALCTGEKGVGKSGKPLHYKGSSFHRVIPDFMCQGGDFTKGNGTGGESIYGEKFADEKFVHKHTKPGILSMANAGPNTNGSQFFICTVPCNWLDGKHVVFGEVVEGMDVVKNIEKVGSRSGTCSKQVVIADCGQL; encoded by the coding sequence ATGGCCAACCCGAGGGTGTTCTTCGACATGACCGTCGGCGGCGCGCCGGCCGGGCGCATCGTGATGGAGCTGTACAAGGACGCGGTGCCGCGGACGGTGGAGAACTTCCGCGCGCTCTGCACCGGCGAGAAGGGCGTCGGCAAGAGCGGCAAGCCACTGCACTACAAGGGCAGCTCGTTCCACCGCGTGATCCCCGACTTCATGTGCCAGGGCGGCGACTTCACCAAGGGCAACGGCACCGGCGGCGAGTCCATCTACGGCGAGAAGTTCGCCGACGAGAAGTTCGTCCACAAGCACACCAAGCCCGGGATCCTCTCCATGGCCAACGCGGGCCCCAACACCAACGGCTCCCAGTTCTTCATCTGCACCGTCCCCTGCAATTGGCTCGACGGCAAGCACGTGGTCTTCGGCGAGGTCGTCGAGGGCATGGACGTCGTCAAGAACATCGAGAAGGTGGGCTCCCGCAGCGGCACCTGCTCCAAGCAAGTCGTCATCGCCGACTGCGGCCAGCTCTAG